The Fretibacterium sp. OH1220_COT-178 genome includes a region encoding these proteins:
- a CDS encoding FadR/GntR family transcriptional regulator, producing METKRERLIQRLTEEIQTGCFRAASRLPPERVLMERMGVTRTLLREALMTMEGMGRISIEGRSGITIVRNGEEKIGQGIERLAQWPSVLSGEILEVRLILEVPAAKFAAKARSEADLEQMDRCLAALSAFDHRDEKDYARGDEWDFLLHQTIMRAAGNELLLRVYEGVASLMRDFTRRYRGVLFNRIAGWAERAFREHTQLVEAIRARNPEEAGETMHRHLCRTLKIDRFVNDPPDRSARDVFCGEIS from the coding sequence ATGGAGACGAAACGGGAACGGCTGATTCAGAGACTGACCGAGGAGATCCAAACGGGGTGCTTTCGGGCCGCCTCGCGATTGCCGCCGGAGCGCGTCCTGATGGAGCGGATGGGGGTGACGCGGACCCTCCTCAGGGAGGCCCTGATGACGATGGAGGGCATGGGCAGGATCTCCATCGAGGGACGGAGCGGCATCACCATCGTTCGGAACGGGGAGGAAAAAATAGGCCAGGGCATCGAGAGGCTGGCTCAGTGGCCGTCGGTCCTGAGCGGGGAGATCCTGGAGGTCCGGCTGATTCTCGAGGTCCCCGCCGCGAAGTTCGCCGCCAAAGCACGGAGCGAAGCGGACCTGGAGCAGATGGATCGGTGCCTTGCCGCCCTTTCGGCCTTCGACCACCGCGACGAAAAGGACTACGCCCGCGGGGACGAATGGGACTTCCTGCTGCACCAGACCATCATGAGGGCGGCGGGGAACGAGCTGCTGCTGCGCGTCTACGAGGGCGTGGCCTCCCTGATGCGGGACTTCACGCGGCGCTACCGGGGCGTGCTCTTCAACCGCATCGCCGGATGGGCCGAGAGGGCCTTCCGGGAGCACACGCAGCTGGTCGAGGCCATCCGTGCCCGGAACCCGGAGGAGGCGGGGGAGACGATGCACCGTCATCTATGCCGCACCCTGAAGATCGACCGTTTCGTGAACGATCCGCCCGACCGGTCCGCCCGGGATGTGTTCTGCGGAGAAATTTCCTGA